Within Malus domestica chromosome 04, GDT2T_hap1, the genomic segment gcgcaatggcgttctaggattcatatagccgaccccacttagtgggaaaaggctttgttgttgttgttgttgttgttgttgtttaggTCTGGATATACAAGAACATAATAAAGGCCAAATTTAAAAAGGAGAAATTGAAATGGAGCCATATGATTTCACTGCAAGAAAATTGGATAATAACCACTAGTATTAGTTATAAAGAATGTGGTGAGTGAAAACTTTATCAGTGGCTAAGGGGGTGAGTATGCCTTTCACCTACACTGTTAGCCACACATACGTCTTTACCCACCTCATTTTGTACACATAATATTTTAGAGCATCTTCAATGTGACGATACAAATTTGAGATGCACAAATTATATTACTTaccattttattaaatttttggaAGGTGTAAATAGGAGTTCTACGACAATAGCAAAGATGCAAATTTAGAATCCAATTTCATTTCTCTTCGACTGGCAAGATCCGTGATagggatttttaccacctgcaaaagtagggataaaaacacttaaaaatatttgcaagagtacaaggttgtcgtagtatagcagctcaagcaaggtcgttttccgccgggattgaatgaatactttattttgaaatcaaatcttaattaattatttgaaaacaaagtttagaaaAATGTGATTTAATAACCtagaatattaaaaacgaaatttaaattaaaacgattaaagaaattagcaaagtaaataaaacaaaggaaaacgttttgaaaaccaaattgtaaaagcctagggttccaccatcccTTTAACAATCTTATGTagatttaccaattacttataaatTACCCATgtaactttgaaggttaggttttcctaatgcatattctacTCGTGGTATTCAAGCTAaaacgtatatcaaacatgcaatccgtctatggtattcaaatcaaatataaacatgcataaCTCATTACGCTTacgctttgtgaaaaccctttgaaaaaccatgcaacccctaagatgtggtattcatcctaagtgaaattacaaatattaatcacaagaagcaatactcaattcCCCGGTAGTATTCTGATCGAATTGCATCTGATTACatatctaaacatcctaatggtagtCAAGCATTAAGATATAGAGACGGTTTAAAGcatagtgattaataattcaaagcatgcatgcataatatcataaacagttaaataaaaactacataTCCATGCTAAGGCTAAAAGCATCGCCCTAGCAAACAAAACTAGTTACGaacaaccataaaacaaaatattaataaaaacatggatagaaaacaccttgaaaatgaacttgaattgtcaaaaacaattctCCAAATAGTGTGTGCGTTCTCCCCTCTTCTAATGGCTAAAaagtcttatttatactactagaaaataaaaccctaccttgaaaaggtcttagaataaaactaggaaacataattaaatgataaaacagaaaataaaaggtttcctatttgaactagAATTCGGAGTTGTCAGAAAATTAGTCTTTTGACCAATCAAATCAACTCCAATGTGGTCTCAAAAGATCTCTTTTGAAAGCTGAAGATGTTAcctacaaatcctcagaagaaatcttcctcaaaatatgtcaTCTTGACCTCCCAAATACCCAAAACGTTCAGAAACGTCAATCAGGAAAAGTTGCCCGCTGGACCTTAATTTCATCACCACAGTCAaacggcttggtagaaaaatctggaattttgacacaatcatcttgaaaggcacacgaacatcctccaattggaatcactccaaaattcatctgttTGAATACtctttgctccagaggaagtcgaatgtcctacatcgaaaatatataacaaagtatcaaaattctcacaaaataaccaataaattataactaagaataaggaaaaatatatagtataatatcgcCCTATCAATCCGCACCAAATGATGTAAAAGCAAGATATAACTTTAGgttttttgtttacattttccAGCCAAAATGGATATTTTATATATCTCCATATGAGAGTTTTCCAGCCaaccaaaaacataaaatacacatTTCAAGACATTTTGCATCTTCcattaacaattttctttagtgagttgaaaaaaataaataaataactataTGTGGGCACAGAGTGCATTCATATATATCAGATATTCTAAAACTGATGCATTCATTTTAGTGCTGTTAGTGCAATCATATATATCAGAGCAGCTAAAATATATGCATTCATTTTATTGATAATATCTCAAACATCCAACATAATATTTTATGCTACAAAATGGTAGTAGCATAAAAAAGTTTAATTGTCTGGTACTTATGTCTCAGGTGGAGCTGCATTATGTCTTTTACCAGGAGCAGATGGTGGGATTATTGTACCCTTTGGCTTCATAACAAAATGGAATTCTCCCGATGATATTTTGGGAAAACGGTTTTGACTCACTCCAACTCCATGCTCTGTAGCTCCTGCATCAGATGGTTGAACTGGAGAGCCTTTTGATAATTCACCAAAAGTTGATGGAAATGGATCAAGTAGAGGGTTACCCTTGCTAGGACCAGATGGTGGGATTGGAAAGCCGTTCGATAGGATGTGTCTAGGTATAGCCCATCTTCCGAGCAACTGATTATGCTTCACTTTGGTGCCATCTGAGAAGGAAGAGGCAAAGCCTAGGGCTAGCAAAAGGAGCAAGGCCAGCCATGAAAAGTTTTGGTAGGATAGTGATAGTCCCATAATAAtgcttctccttctctctctctttgtttttgttgtttctgAACGAAAGTTATGCTATGTTGTTGTGCTCATATAAGAGATTTATTTTCCTTATATGGTTTTTTGCTATTTATTAGCACGTTGAATCCATGTTAGATTTGTGGTATATCAATTTGTATTCTGTTGTATTTGGTGTGCATATTCATATGAATCCattaaatttttttccttttgaggTTTAGCAACTTTGGAATTTCACCAACTATATACAACTTATGGAAGGATAGGAGGAAATGATACGACCAACtagcttttaatttatttgtaccaGATTCGACTCACTTGAATTTGCGGCgtataaaaaatattaagacTAACTACCCTTTAGTTTATTCGTACACGTTTCAACTCACTTGAATTACGGCGTATATGAGAAAATATTATAATGAATTGACCTTTAATTTTCCGCCAAATTCACACCATCAATCGACAACATCACTGCAAATGACAACAATAAATTATGGTGGCCAGCGGGAAATACGACACGGTTTTTGCTTTCGCTGGTATAGCTGCTCACATTAGTTAGCACTGAGTGTTTAAGTGTCACGTgagtatataaataaatatcaaaTTCGACTCACATGAATATATAGCAAATTCGATAAACAGTTGTAATTGACCCCATTGTGATAtggagaaataaataaataaaaaaaaaggtaattaTGTAGTCGATGAGCATTCTTTTCTACCCCTATAGTCATACCCACCAACAATTTTTTTCTCTAACAAAGACCATCCCATTTATTCATCTTCTCATGAAACTACAATTTCAAGTCGTCATTTACATATTCTATTTAAACTCGTCGACCAAAAAAACGAACAGAAGAAAAACTTCAGTTGAAATTCTTGGCCTTCTACACTACATAACCACTACCTCTGCTACTAGCTCATCTATCAACTTCCTCTCTACTTCCCCACCTATTACGTCTATTTCATCTCCAAAATCCATCCACAGCGAGTCACGTTGCAGCTCGTTCTCTAGATTGTCCTCACTCGCATTCTCTTCTTGGCTTGCTAGAAACTTGCGAAGATCCTCTTCAAGTGAACTTGTATTAATCCACTTGGGACCAATTCTTTTGTTCGCAGGCCTCGCCCATGGGTGTGGATCAGTGAATTGCTCAAAAATCTCCAGGAGCCCTGAATTTACTCGGTCAAACAGTAACTTTCTCTCGGGCTTTGGCCAAGAAGTCTGACCGTAGTACTTCTTCTCCAGTTCTTCGAATAGTAAAGGACTCATAGGAGATTCTGGAGTGTGACATATTGCCAAGAAGGTAGCCGGACCAGCATTGTTTAAACCAGATTCAGTTAAAATATCGGCCAAGTATACAGATTCCCAGCTCTCTTCATCTTTGCaaagccctcttgcatctgaaCACGCTGTAGATCCATCACCGTCTTCATCACTCGAGACTTCCATGTGGGGTTTTGATTCCAACTTGAGTAGCTGAAGCTGCATCCGAAGCCCtagaaaccaaacaaaaagatGAAAACTAAAGCAAACAAAAGGAATAGGCCAATTAAATAAAGGAATGCACAACACAGTAGGAAAAGTAAATCATATTTGTAAGCAAACTCAACACGGATTCAGttcaaacaaaaattaactCCCATCAATGACTAAAGCGTATCCTTACCAAACACCTACACTTGAAATTGCGTGCTTTATGAGTAatcattataaaaaataaaaatcaactgACTTCTCGCACACGATGTATTGATATAAACATAGCAACATTTTACTTGGCTAGCATGTATCATCTTACTATCAAGGCTTCATCACAATAATCTAGATACGAATTAGCACCAACATATTCTATGGATACTGGAAGAAGGCAATAGCTTTTTGTAGCACCTACATATTCATAGGGAAACTGACactagaaacaaaagaaataataatcaaaataaatggCCTGGCAATTACCTTGAAGGTCAGCACTGACACTCTCAAAGCATTCAGAACTAGATGACACATCATCAGTAAAAGGAACTTCCAGAACTGAAACCGGACTGGGCTGCTCAGCCTCCTTGGAGCTTGCAGGAGATTCGATTCCAGGCACGGAATGGTTAGAGGGGACTGCCTGTTCATCAGGGGGCCTGATTGATGGTTCCTGGAAATTTAATGGAATATTTGAGAGAaaatttttaatgtttaatacaaagcCCTGCTTTCAACCGAGCAGGGAAGGAATTTCAGATGCGACGTACATATAAAGTATGACGCATACACTTGTTGGTATAAATGGTGATAAAATAGTGAACATCCGACAACGAGTAATATGCAACATACACATGTTTTCAGGAGCATCAAAGATGAAATTATATAAGATTTTTTAAGAATCAGTTCCTGAAATATCTACAGAAATAGGCCTCCAATAATTCTATATCATTGCAGCACTGATAATATCATACTGCACAAGTAAAAGCCCAGCAGAAAAATTAAACACGCACCTGGGGAATTAGGTTATCTTGGTGACTACCAGAATAATCACCTTCTACTGACATATGAGATGATAATTCTGGAAGTAACACATCGGGACTTTCACAAGGCATGGATGCATCCCCATCCATCAAATTTGCACAAACTGGACTTTTATCCATAGCATTACGAGGCGGTGACTCAAAGACTGCAACATTCTGCTGGGGTTGATTGTTCTCTTCAAAGTCAGTTCTATCTTTATTCTCAGTAGTATGAGTTTCAGGTGAAATGTCAATAGCTTCCCTACTTAAGGAGTGAGACGAATAAGAAATTTTGTTGCTAGATCTAGACAGTTTATGGCCACCTTCTCTAAGATCAAGATGACCAGTTACTGTGCAGTGTCTTTCGTGCAGGACTCTCTCCTTTGGCATCAGATACTTGTCATCATGTACAGTTTCACACCACATACTTGTTTTAAAACTTGCAAACGCAGtagatgaagaaggaagagattTTGATCTTGATAAACTATTGATGCATCCATCCTTCCAACCATCCCTACTGCTGATACCCAGAGGTCCACCCCACCGTGCAGGTGCATCTTCAGTAGAAAACGTATCTCTGAATCCTGCCTCGCCAATCATGGCATTCAAATTAGCAGCTCGCGTTTCCTTGTCTGGGACAGCAAGCATTTCACCAAGTGTGCTGCCCCTGCTAACGGGTCCCACTTCTTGGGACTTGCGAGTCATCTTCCACCTCTCCGAGAGCCTCTTCTTGGCCTCTCTACTCACGGATGATTCAGTAGAGCACGATGATGAAGGCCTGGAGTGGTTACTTATGTGAAATGAATGCCTGGAAGACACCGACATCACCTCTGACTCAGTTGCAGATTCATTCTCAGACATGCTACAACAACTCTCATCACCAGCATATCCTTTCAAACCAGAGGAGGAAAGACGCACAGAATTACTGCTAAATTTATTCCTCattttccttgtgatttccttgGCAACTTCTCTAGATTCTCTGGACTTGTGCCTCAGATGCCCATCATTATCTTGGACATTTTTCCTTCCCCGTGATTCTGCCTCCCTATCTCTAATGCTCAGAAATTCAGAGTGTTTGCTTCCATCTAACATAGAAGCATGAGGAGAACAAGGTGATGTTTTGGTAGCATTCAGCACCTTCCCAAGGTTTGGTTTCAGAACAACTATCCTTGTAGGATGAATGGCAGATTCAATTTTCACTTCCGGTCGGCTTAGAGATGATTTAGGAGGATTATGACCAGCATGTCTACTGTCAGAGTGGCTAGGAAAAGAATCACGATGCTTCTGCGGAGATTCAGAGCGATGCTTCCGCTCTCTCGCTGATGTGAAGCCAAGGTCAATGTTTTCATACTTCTGAGCTTCTGATGACTTCATAGATGCTATGCGACCACAACGGGATTGAGGAACACCGTGCAGATCATGCAGATGTTTAGCAAACAATGAGTCTGGTTGCTGAAGGAATTTCAATAGAAGATCCTTGTTAGATTCCAGCACCTCAAGCGCATCATGGAATTCCTTTGAATCCTGTAGCCTCTCATCAGTTGAAAGGCGTTTTGCATCCATGAACTTCTGTCGAACAAAAGCCATTTCAGCATCACTGAGCTTTGGGTTAGCAGTTCCTCGTGATGAGTAACCCTTTGAAGTTTCATAAACTTCAAACACATCCTTGAATTCTTGCTGCACCCTTGAGTTCTTCCTGGAAGAGCGGCGTTCATAAGACATACTGTTTCTGTGCTCTGTCTCTTCCGATCTTGACTTCTGAAAATAATTCTCCGAAATGCCTTTCGGTTGTCTATGAGCAGGCTGCTGAGGTGGCAGCCCATCAAGACCCATCAATTTGGCAATTACGCTTGGTGATCTCCTTCTGGGTTCAATTTCTCTCACCATCTCCTCAGCTAATAACTTCTTTATTGGAGTTCCAACAGCTTGCTGTGAagatctccagcccaattcaaagGGGAACTGCAACGACAAAATTGGCACATTTCATCATGCATGTCACATTGTAATTATTTTCTGACATGTCATTATTTTCAATGCCAACATATATCCGAAGGAGGGGAAAATctagaaaaaaacaaagaaggcgGAATCTACTCTGCTCCAGATATAAAATGAActgacaaaacaaacaaaaaaaacaaaaaggtcgtttccagtgcacaaggctcccgctttacgcaaggtctgggagaggtgaatgtcggctacccttacccccatttatggagaggctgctcccgaGAACTCTAAGTTttatagaaaaacacttcaCTACCTCAattggagaaaaagaaaagtccCCATCCAAATGAAATCCTTCCCCCATCATCAAGTCAATTGGGTTTATTTTTCTTAACTATTGGCTTCAAATTGTTCTTTCTCTAAAGTGCAATGTTATGAAGGGCTTACACACAACTAGTGAGTAGAAAAAGAGATTACCGAATCTTCACCAGTAGAGCCACTACTGCAAGAACTCGAATCAGAGGCCAATTTCGGAATGTGTTTCTGTTTCTGAACCTGCCTGTTTCCTGAAAACAAAACCCCCAAACAACAACAGGATCAACATTTCAAAGCATGGACAAATTGAGAAGTATACACTCCATAAAATTTTGCAAGTGATTAGAAATCACCAAATGAATTAGAATCCAACCCAGTAAAGTAGATGAAATTTCAACTGTACCCTTTCAATCAAAAGTAAAGGAAACATGGCAATCAATGTCTGGAAAATAGCATGCAGAAAACAGAGGAAGCTTCAATTGTTCCCTTTGACTCATCAAAAAGAAGCAATTGAATTATGTCTCATCATTCCAGTGGAAACAAAGCAAATCATGGCAAAACCACTACAGAAAAAGTCACAAACTTTACCAAATTTACAGATACAACCCCAAAATTAACCTGCATTGCATAAGCATTAgtgtaaaataaacaaaaacaaaaaaattactcAATTAAAATTAGAGCTGCcaattgaaaataaattgtTATCCTTAGTGGATAATTTGATAGAAAAAACTTTGAGAACAATAAAAACCAGTTACTAAGTTCagaattttgtaattttcttcAAGTGAGCTGAATAATTTAGCTTAATCGTTCTGTTTTCGGAACACCGGAGAAAAATAACTACTTTCAgccaaaatctgaaattttcTCTTCCAcaattctttcatttttctcggcaaccaaacagggTCAGAAATTCAGACAAACCACAAAACTAAAACcccgaaaaataaaaaagtttcgaaattcagaaaaaaaaaaaaaaaccagaccTCTGTAAGCTCGCTCAGCGGAGGTGAATCGTCCTCCGTCGGAGCTCCTATCAGCAATACTGGTCACCTTAGACCTCCGAGGCCGCAAGTTCTCCATTTTCACacattaaaaacccaaaaattgaaaatttaacaAAACTAAAAGCGGAAGAAACGGAGATCGGAAACTCCGCAGCGACACACGCGACGCGAATGTTCCGAGAAAATTAcagagagaaaaaaaggaaaaaaaaaaccccaaatttcaGCTCCCCATGTTCTGAAGAGagaatcaagaaaaaaaaaacagatctTGAACGGAAagagaaagtgagagaaagCAGCAGAAaacggagagagagagtaataAAGAGGCGTCCGTTACTGAGAACTgctagacagagagagagagtggggtGACTGGGAGTGTGGTGGTGGgtgtgaagagagagaaagtgaggagaCAGAAAGAgaggggagagggagagggggggagagagagagggaggaaggGAGAAAGTTcgttttggggttttgttttgttttgggatTTTTGAACTTTCAAATACCGATATACTGACAGGAGGGGCTGAGGCTCTGCGCGGGCAAGTTGAGCGTGTGTGACTGTGGATGGACTACAGTAAGGATGGTGTGAGGCGAAACAGACTATGACTCTGCCCATTTTCCAGGTGTCGTTCCTGGGATGTGGCCACGTCACTGTCCTGTTTCGTGGCCTCTTGGCTTCACTCTTTGTTTGCTTGGGTTTTTTTCACAATTTCATGGTGCATCTTACCTTTGATGGAGAAAATTGGGAGTGGTTAGGGTTAGGAGAGAGCATTTTCGGGTGGTTTGGATTTGCATATTTACAATTGGCTTAGGGTTATTAATATTAGTATGAATCGGTAATATAGACGTTTGagctgatcggatcatatttgtCGTTTGGATGACAACTTATTTACAAGTAGCTATAAACTTGCTCAGATCTTGATTTGTAGCCCCTGAAATAGCCAAAATTTGCTACCTTTCTGACATTGATCCGTCGTCCTCAAAAGTGGCCAAAATTGAGTCTACTCAACTAAGAGATCTATACTTACCTAAGTGACCAAATTGTCAACATCGTGACCAAAAATAATCTCCAACAACGTTGCATCTCTCAACTTGCCTGAATGATCAAACTGTTAGCATTGAAATTTACTAAAATTTGGTCTATTTTGCAACAACACATCTTTGTATTTGTCCAAATGATTAATTTGTCAACATCGAAAATGGCAACCATTTGATCTACTTCTCCAACAACAGCAAATCTCTCTACTTTCctaaaagatcaatttgtcgaGTTCGAAGATGGCTAAAATTTGATTCACTTCTCTGAAAACAACGTATCATTGTACTTGCCTAAATGATACAATTTTGTCGGCGTCGAAAATGGCAAAAACCAAATCTACTTCTCTAACGACAGTGTTTCTCTCTACTTACCTAAAATGATCTATTTGTTTGCGTCGAAAAAGGCTAAAATTTCATTCACTTCTCTGACAACAACATAACTTTGTACGTGCCTAAATGATCAATTTTGTCGGCGTCAAAAATGGCAATAACCAAATCTACTTTTCTAAAAACATGTCTCTCTACTTACCtaaaaagatcaatttgtcagGATCGAAAATGGCTAAAATTTGATTCACTTCTCTTACTTTGTACttaaaagatcaatttgtcaaCCTAAAAATGACTGAAATTTGGTATACTTACACCACAACA encodes:
- the LOC103419321 gene encoding uncharacterized protein isoform X2; its protein translation is MVREIEPRRRSPSVIAKLMGLDGLPPQQPAHRQPKGISENYFQKSRSEETEHRNSMSYERRSSRKNSRVQQEFKDVFEVYETSKGYSSRGTANPKLSDAEMAFVRQKFMDAKRLSTDERLQDSKEFHDALEVLESNKDLLLKFLQQPDSLFAKHLHDLHGVPQSRCGRIASMKSSEAQKYENIDLGFTSARERKHRSESPQKHRDSFPSHSDSRHAGHNPPKSSLSRPEVKIESAIHPTRIVVLKPNLGKVLNATKTSPCSPHASMLDGSKHSEFLSIRDREAESRGRKNVQDNDGHLRHKSRESREVAKEITRKMRNKFSSNSVRLSSSGLKGYAGDESCCSMSENESATESEVMSVSSRHSFHISNHSRPSSSCSTESSVSREAKKRLSERWKMTRKSQEVGPVSRGSTLGEMLAVPDKETRAANLNAMIGEAGFRDTFSTEDAPARWGGPLGISSRDGWKDGCINSLSRSKSLPSSSTAFASFKTSMWCETVHDDKYLMPKERVLHERHCTVTGHLDLREGGHKLSRSSNKISYSSHSLSREAIDISPETHTTENKDRTDFEENNQPQQNVAVFESPPRNAMDKSPVCANLMDGDASMPCESPDVLLPELSSHMSVEGDYSGSHQDNLIPQEPSIRPPDEQAVPSNHSVPGIESPASSKEAEQPSPVSVLEVPFTDDVSSSSECFESVSADLQGLRMQLQLLKLESKPHMEVSSDEDGDGSTACSDARGLCKDEESWESVYLADILTESGLNNAGPATFLAICHTPESPMSPLLFEELEKKYYGQTSWPKPERKLLFDRVNSGLLEIFEQFTDPHPWARPANKRIGPKWINTSSLEEDLRKFLASQEENASEDNLENELQRDSLWMDFGDEIDVIGGEVERKLIDELVAEVVVM
- the LOC103419321 gene encoding uncharacterized protein isoform X1, which codes for MENLRPRRSKVTSIADRSSDGGRFTSAERAYRGNRQVQKQKHIPKLASDSSSCSSGSTGEDSFPFELGWRSSQQAVGTPIKKLLAEEMVREIEPRRRSPSVIAKLMGLDGLPPQQPAHRQPKGISENYFQKSRSEETEHRNSMSYERRSSRKNSRVQQEFKDVFEVYETSKGYSSRGTANPKLSDAEMAFVRQKFMDAKRLSTDERLQDSKEFHDALEVLESNKDLLLKFLQQPDSLFAKHLHDLHGVPQSRCGRIASMKSSEAQKYENIDLGFTSARERKHRSESPQKHRDSFPSHSDSRHAGHNPPKSSLSRPEVKIESAIHPTRIVVLKPNLGKVLNATKTSPCSPHASMLDGSKHSEFLSIRDREAESRGRKNVQDNDGHLRHKSRESREVAKEITRKMRNKFSSNSVRLSSSGLKGYAGDESCCSMSENESATESEVMSVSSRHSFHISNHSRPSSSCSTESSVSREAKKRLSERWKMTRKSQEVGPVSRGSTLGEMLAVPDKETRAANLNAMIGEAGFRDTFSTEDAPARWGGPLGISSRDGWKDGCINSLSRSKSLPSSSTAFASFKTSMWCETVHDDKYLMPKERVLHERHCTVTGHLDLREGGHKLSRSSNKISYSSHSLSREAIDISPETHTTENKDRTDFEENNQPQQNVAVFESPPRNAMDKSPVCANLMDGDASMPCESPDVLLPELSSHMSVEGDYSGSHQDNLIPQEPSIRPPDEQAVPSNHSVPGIESPASSKEAEQPSPVSVLEVPFTDDVSSSSECFESVSADLQGLRMQLQLLKLESKPHMEVSSDEDGDGSTACSDARGLCKDEESWESVYLADILTESGLNNAGPATFLAICHTPESPMSPLLFEELEKKYYGQTSWPKPERKLLFDRVNSGLLEIFEQFTDPHPWARPANKRIGPKWINTSSLEEDLRKFLASQEENASEDNLENELQRDSLWMDFGDEIDVIGGEVERKLIDELVAEVVVM